A window from Primulina huaijiensis isolate GDHJ02 chromosome 13, ASM1229523v2, whole genome shotgun sequence encodes these proteins:
- the LOC140991263 gene encoding uncharacterized protein — MAGRPQRQNRNPRYANNNNANEEDNGPPPGFSLNQADLMVIATIVATTLQGLVNPNANQSPPPPPQHGVKFHYESLRKNRCPTFSGAADPEVSQSWLKNVETQLRLLEVPEALKVDVVVPFLEDKAGKWWEAISPTMTVAGPIIWQHFREAFLKQYYPAEVRMQKLSEFENFNQAPDMSVVEYTSQFNVLGSYAPTIMADEVLKLHRFKKGLNSRIQSALAVYQPANFSDLMGAAIRAEADIQRREKEFKNKRPMNSQSSHNNQTFKKPNQSSGPSKGPSPATNYQAIKPCPTCHLRHLGKCRRVSGVCFGCGKPGHRMAECPDATNRTSGPGKGDGSNSRVNANKPWENKPNARVFAMTQEEADDANDVVSGTIFIQQVPAYVLFDCGATHSFMSKRFAKKLGCEPEKLNELFRIATPTSRAIETDEIYWDCIISIGEQTFSADLIQLIMVDFDIILGMDWLARNSAIVDCKGKRVKLRTPDQEEVVFHGKSKERKSLLSASQAWRAMKSGEDIYLAMVSEIKEEVERKLEDIPTVREFPDIFPEELSGTVPNREIEFEINLVPGAAPISKAPYRMAPAELKELK, encoded by the coding sequence atggCCGGTAGACCTCAAAGGCAAAATCGCAACCCCCGTTATGCAAACAACAACAATGCCAACGAAGAGGACAATGGACCACCACCTGGGTTTAGTCTTAACCAGGCCGACCTGATGGTCATAGCCACGATCGTTGCCACGACACTGCAAGGGTTAGTGAACCCGAACGCCAATCAatcaccaccacctccaccacagCACGGAGTCAAGTTCCATTATGAATCTTTGCGCAAGAACAGGTGTCCAACTTTCAGTGGCGCTGCCGACCCTGAAGTTAGCCAGAGTTGGCTGAAAAATGTGGAGACTCAACTGCGACTGTTGGAAGTCCCCGAGGCACTGAAAGTGGACGTAGTTGTACCTTTCCTGGAGGATAAAGCAGGCAAGTGGTGGGAAGCAATCTCACCAACCATGACAGTTGCAGGACCAATCATTTGGCAGCATTTTCGAGAAGCTTTTCTGAAACAGTATTATCCAGCCGAGGTCAGAATGCAGAAACTgagtgagtttgaaaatttcaatCAAGCTCCAGACATGTCAGTTGTGGAATACACCTCCCAGTTCAATGTCCTAGGATCTTATGCTCCGACAATTATGGCGGATGAAGTTTTGAAATTGCACCGCTTTAAGAAGGGGTTGAACAGCAGGATCCAATCAGCCCTAGCAGTCTACCAACCTGCCAACTTTTCAGACTTGATGGGGGCAGCTATCCGAGCTGAAGCTGATATACAGCGCAGGGAGAaggaatttaaaaacaaaaggcCTATGAACAGTCAGTCCTCGCATAACAACCAGACTTTCAAGAAGCCTAACCAGTCCAGTGGACCATCTAAAGGGCCTTCGCCTGCCACTAACTACCAAGCTATTAAGCCTTGCCCAACTTGCCACTTACGACACCTGGGAAAATGTCGTAGGGTGAGCGGTGTATGCTTTGGATGCGGGAAACCAGGACACCGTATGGCAGAATGTCCAGACGCCACCAACAGGACAAGTGGACCGGGTAAAGGAGACGGATCAAACTCAAGGGTGAATGCCAATAAACCATGGGAGAACAAACCAAATGCCAGGGTGTTTGCCATGACGCAAGAGGAGGCAGACGATGCGAACGACGTCGTGTCAGGTACCATATTTATTCAGCAAGTGCCTGCTTATGTGTTATTTGACTGTGGtgctacacattcttttatgtctAAGAGATTTGCTAAGAAGTTAGGATGTGAGCCCGAGAAACTAAATGAGCTCTTTCGAATAGCCACACCTACAAGTAGGGCCATTGAAACCGACGAAATCTATTGGGATTGTATAATCAGTATCGGTGAGCAGACTTTTAGTGCCGACCTAATACAGTTGATCATGGTCGATTTTGACATCATCttagggatggattggttagcaAGAAACAGTGCGATAGTAGATTGTAAGGGTAAGAGAGTCAAACTCCGGACCCCAGATCAGGAGGAAGTCGTCTTTCATGGTAAATCCAAGGAACGGAAGTCACTGCTTTCTGCCTCTCAAGCTTGGAGAGCCATGAAATCCGGAGAAGACATCTACCTGGCAATGGTCAGcgaaataaaagaagaagttgAGCGGAAACTGGAGGACATCCCGACAGTGagagagttcccagatatttttccagaagaactcTCTGGGACGGTCCCGAACCGTGAAATTGAGTTCGAAATCaacttggtccctggtgctgcaccaatctctaaagcaccttacagGATGGCACCAGCCGAACTCAAAGAGCTAAAATaa